Within Bdellovibrio bacteriovorus HD100, the genomic segment AGAGGGGACCATGTCTGAAGAAAAAGACGATTTGATCAACGAAGAAATGAATCACGCTGAAGAATCTGAAGGCTTCGAAACTGAAGCTGACGTTGAAACTGACGAGCTTTCCGCCGATGGCATTGAGTCCGACGCCTCTGTATTCCTGCAGGAAGAAGAGGAATCGGAAGGTTTCCTTCCGGAAGTGTCTGATGATGAAGTGGACGCCCTGGAGGCCACTGCAGAAGAAGACGAAGTGTCTGTCGACGGCACGGAGCTTGACGGTTTTGATTCCGCTGAAATTGAAGAAGTGGAATTCGTCGAGGAAGAGCGCCTTGAAAGCATCGTGGAAAGCGTGCTGTTTGCTTCAGACAGACCTGTAAGTCTGGCTTCTTTGAAACTACTGTTCAAAGGGACCAACATCCGTGGTGACAAGATCCGCCGCGCCCTGGATCAGCTGGCCGTTGAATACGCTGGCGGCCGTCGTGGTGTGACCCTGGAAGAAGTTCCGGGTGGATACCAGCTGCGCACTAAAATTGACAATATGGAATTCCTGAAGCGCACATTGAAAGCGCGTCAGTTCAAACTTTCCGGCCCGGCTTTGGAAGTTCTTTCCATCGTGGCCTATAAACAGCCGACCGTGAAAGCGGAAGTGGACGAAATCCGCGGCGTTGAATCCGGTCACTTGCTGCGTGCTTTGATGGAGAAAAATCTGGTTTGCTTCGAAGGTAAATCTGAACTTCCAGGCCGTCCTATGCAGTACGGCACCACCAGAAAGTTCCTGGAGATCTTTGGTCTGAGAAGCTTGAAAGAGCTTCCAACCCTGTCCCAGATTGATGAGCTTCTGCCGGATGGTATTGATGAACAGCAGGCGGAAGAAAAACCGACTCTTTCCACCATCACCGATAGCATGTCTGAAACTTACATTGGTTCTTACTCTCAAGGAGAGGAAGAGCTGATGAAGATCCAGGAACAGCTGGAGGACATCGCGACTTCTTCCAACTTCTTTGAGGAAGAAAAGCGCCGTCAGGCTGAAAAACGTGATCAGGAACGCGCTCAGAACATCCGTGATGCTTTGGCATTCGGCGAGCCGGTTTCCACTCGTGATCAAAACTGGCTGACGAAGTACGATGAGGCTTTGGCTGCGGGAACCACTTTGGTGGCCATGGCAGCTGAAAAGAAAGCCGCTGCTTTGGAAAACATGAAAAAGCCGGCAGTGACTGCTGAAAACGGCGAAGAAATCTCTGAGGAAGGATCTGAAGAGACTTTGGAAGCTTCCATGGACGAATCCGAGAGTGAATCTCTGGACGAATCCACCGACGGGGATGATTCCGAGCTGGAAGAAGCTGTCGTAGCATTTGATAACGACGAAGATCTGGATGAGGCTTCAGACGATCAATTATTCGCTGACTCTGATGATGAATCTTCCGAAGAAGAAGAGTTGCCATTCCTGGGTGAGGCGGACGACATTGATGAAGAAGGTGAAGCTTCTGTTTAAGACTCTTCTGAGTCTTTGGATCGTATATAATATCTTTGTGATGTTGGTGATGCCCAATGTGGGTGCCTATTTCGGGCGGGTGACTGCAAACGTGGTCACCCCCTACGCCAACACGGTGGGTTTGAATGCCGGGTGGAATTTCTTTTCCCCCGAGCCAGCCCATCCCATGTATCTGAAATACACAGTCAATTATCTGTACACCGAAGGTGAAAACGCCGGCGAAGAGGCCAAAGAGCCGGTTTATGGTTTTTTCCCTTTGGAAATCGCCAAGGATGACCGTCCTTTGCCGAACATCACCCGCAAGCGTGAGTGGGCTTTGATGCGCTATATGGTGCTGGATCCCAAGCGCCTGCGCGTGCTGATGGGGCCGTGGTTCTGCCGTCAGTATCCGGGTGCCACTTCGGTGGATATGGAGCACGTGATAGAGACCATTCCATTCCTGGATCAGGCCGTGCGTTTCCGTGAAGACAGCGTCAGTGATCTGTCCAAAGAGGTCCAGTACATTCGGGAATCCTATTCCTGCGCGGGTGGGGATGAGGAGAGTTTATGATTAAAAAGCTCTGGGCTCATTGGGATCAGTTCTGGTTTGCACCGCAAAGTCTGCTGGGGCTTGCCTCTATGCGGGTCATGTTGTGTGCGACTCTGCTGTATATGAATCTGACCCGTTTCTATAATTTGGAATTTTACACCGATTCCAGCTGGATTCCGCGCAGTCGTGCGCTGGAAGTGATGCCGGAACTGGGGCGGCCGTTGTTCTTGTGGACGTTCTGGCCGGACAGCATGAACTTTGTCATGAATCTGGTGTTGGTGGTGCTGTTGGCGCTGCTGACTGTGGGGATTGGCGGCCGCTGGTTGATGTGGATTGCCTGGATCATCAATGCCGGTTTCCTGCAAAGAAACTACGCTGTGAACTTTGGTGCGGATGTGATCGGGGCTTTGTTCCTGTTTTATATGTCCTTCACGCAAAGCTGCGAACGTTTGAGTGTCGTGAATCTGGTGCGCAGAAAAAAGACGTTCCAACTCAGCGACACGGTCAGCTCGATGATGATTCGCATGATGCAGGTTCAGATTTCTGTGATCTATGCTTACACCGGGTGGGAAAAACTCAAAGGTGGCAGCTGGTGGGACGGAACCGCTTTGTGGAGTGTTCTGGCAAATCCCCAGATGACCACGATGGACTTTTCCTTCCTGCGCCACTTCCCGTGGGTGATCCCGGTGATTGGTTATGTGACGATTCTGTTTGAGATTTATTTCCCGGCGATGGTGGCCTGGCCCAAGACTCGTTACCTGTGTTTGTTGTTGGGACTTTCGTTCCACGCGGGGATCGGTGTGTTTATGGGGTTGATCCCTTTTGCCACGGTGATGGTGTCCACGTACTTCCTGTTCCTGGATCCGCAGCTTCTGGAAAAGACGCTTGAGAAAACCCGCTCTGTGGTGCGCCTTTAAATGAACAAAGCCCTGATTGGAAAAATCGTAAATGGACTGCTGGTTGTGGCAGTCTTGTGGGTTCTGATCAATCGCCTTCCGGGTGTCATTGAAAACTTCAGAAAACAAAATCAGCCTGCGCCGTCCTTTGCCGTGCCTTTGCTGGATGGAACCTTGTTTGAATCAGAAGAAACGGGGAAGGCTCTGGTGGTGGTTTTTTGGGCCACATGGTGCGGCCCTTGTGAAGTGGAGCTTTCTCGTCTGCAGAAGCTGATTGATGATAAAGTTATCCCGGCGGACTCGGTCCTGGCCGTTTCCAGCCTGGAGGATCGCCATCTTGTTCAGAAAACCGTGGATCAGCGGCGTTATAGTTTCCTGGTTGGGGTGGATATCAGCGGTCAGGTGGCCGGTCTTTATGGAGTTCGCGCCACGCCGACGACGGCTTTGCTGGATAAGAATCATCAGTTAACCTGGATCACGACAGGGTTGAGTCCGTTGTTGGAAGTGAAAATCCGGGGGCTTTTTAAGTAAAACCGCCTTTATCGCAATTTGGGACGGGGAAAATGTCTCAAAACTGGACCTGATGAAAAAACTCGTTTAAGCGTCCCTGCACCTCATTTATTCTATAAAGGTGGGGGAGCTCATGAGATCAGTACGATATTTTGCAGGACTTTCAAGTCTTTGTCTTCTGTTGGCGGCCTGTCAGCCAGTTGAAGGCGATTCACTGTTGACTGATAAACAAAATGATTCCAGCACTCATACGCTGGATAAAACTCCCAAATCAGAAGAACTGACAGTTCAGCTTTTCTCTCCCACGATCAACATGAAAAACACAGACACCAAAGCCGAAATCACCGGCGAGTGCTATGTTTCGACTTATCCTTCCCACAGACTGATTGTGATGAATGGCTCCACACAAATGAGCCTGGTGGACACAAATCCGGCAACGGCAGCCAATGCCAACTATGCCACTTGTAAAAACGGGCGCTTTAATTTCTCGTTGAATATTGCATCTTTGGCTTCCGGCGTTTACAGCCTGCGAATCATCATGCAGGCCTTCGATGCGGATGGAAATGCCGTGATGAACGAAGCCCGGGCGGCTCCGACGTTCACTCTTACAAAATAAAATTGAAATCGTTTTTTAGTTTCAAAGGTGCTTCCTGATCCTTGGTTTCAAGAATCAGCGTGTCCTTCAGTTCCAGATCGCGGATGAAGTCGGCGCGTCTGTGCAGTGGAATTTCTTTTCCGGTCACTGTTGAGAAGGTCGAATTAAAGGGAGTGCCCAGCAGTCCCTTTTCCTGGTGCTCCACATTGGTCAGAACCTCAAGAATCTCCAACGCCAGTTCCTTCTGGGTGGAGTTTGCCGGGATGGCGGCTCCCCAGATTAAGAGGGCGCTTAAGAACGGGTGCGTGCCTCCGCGGAAGTCGCGATTCAGCGGCGTTTCAACAGCACCCTCATCACTGGTTTTGCTCAGTTGATCCAGTTGCAGGGTCAGGATTCGTTTGCTGTTAATTTGCTCCAACAAGCCCTGTTCTTTCCAGGTCTGAAAGTGTTTTAGCAGCAGATCTTCATCCGCCAGCAGAAACAAGAAGGTCTCTTTTTTGTTTTTCAGATAATCCAGGAAGGTTTCATCCAGTGGAGTATCGATCCCGGTCTTCATCCAGTAAATGGGCAAAAAAGTGAAGGTCTCGGGGTTGCGGCTTTTTACGAAATCCGTCGACACTCGTCGCAGCAGTTCCCCTTGAATGCCGGCCACATTGGCCAAAAGATTCTGGTGCGCCAGAGTGTTGGCCCAGTACGAAGGCAGAAAGATCAAATCGGCGGAAGGACTTGCCACCACGTTGGCCAGCATGGATTCCCAGTCACGGGTCACTGTGACGGAAAAACGCACATGAAGTTCTTCTTCCAGTTCCTGACGCAAGTTCATCGGGAACAGGACTTCATCCGTGGTCAGAACTGAAATTTTCCGGGGAGTGCTGAAGTAGCTTCGAGAAATGCCTTGGGGCAGGACTCCGTGCAGAAATCCCACCCCCATGCAGATTAGAAAAAAGAAGATCCAAAGAATGTTGCTTTTCAGATGAAGTCCAGTCTCCGCGCCTGCCGGCGCTACGACATCCTAGCCGTAGGCTAAAACGCTTCGTCGAAGGCAACTGCGCCGGATACGCCTGTTTGGTATGCGGAAACGCGTCTTTCGAAGAAGTTGGCAAGTTCTTGCATGTCCTGAAGTTCCATGAAGATGAACGGATTCTTCACGTTGTAGCGTGGAGCAATGTTCAGGCTTTCAAGGCGTTGATCAGCGCAGTACTCAAGATATTGTCTCATGTCTTTCGCAGACAGGCCGGCAACACCCAGGTTCAGTACGTCGTGAGCAAACTCCATCTCGCATTCGATGGCGTCTTCAAGCATTTGCACAACCATGTCTTCCATTTGCTGGTTGAACAATTCTGGCTCTTCTTTGCGAGCTGTTTTAACAACTTCGATCGCGAAGGCCATGTGCATGGACTCATCACGGAAGACCCAGTTGGTACCAGACGCCAAACCAGCCAAAAGACCTTTGGAGCGCAGGAAGTAAACGTAGGCGAAGGCTGCATAGAAGAACAGACCTTCAACGCAAGTTGCGAAGCAGATCAGATTCATCAGGAAGCGGCGACGATCTTCGATCGTGTTCAGCTCTGTCAGTTCGTTGATGGAATCAATCCACTTGTAGCAGAAGTCGGCTTTCTTTTTGATGGACGGAATGTTTTCAACAGCTGCGAAAGCTTCCGCGCGCTCATCTGGATTTGGAATGTAGTTATCCAAAAGTGTCAGATAGAACTGAACGTGCAAAGCTTCTTCATAAAGCTGACGGGACAAGTACATGCGACCCTCTGGAGAGTTCACGTGCTTGTAGAGGTTCAACACCAGGTTGTTACCCACGATAGAGTCACCCGTTGCGAAGAAAGCCACCAAACGACGGATCAGATGTTTTTCTGATTCAGTCATTTTGGAGTGCAGGTCCACAAGGTCTGTAGAGAAATCAACTTCGTCCACAGTCCAGGTGTTCTTGATCCCGTTTTTGTACATTTCGTAGAAAATCGGGTATTTCATCGGGCGCAAAGTCAGGTCAAAGCCAGGATCCAAAATCATAAAAAACTCCAAAAAAAGTACGCGCTAAAATGCGCTGGTTTAGCTTGTGGGACTGTCGTCCCGTCAGCTCTCCGCAGCTGCCGCTGCAGGTTCGGCTTCGGGGGCTTGTGCCCCCTTAGCACTCCGCGGGCAAGCCGCGATTACTGACAAGCTTCGCAGGCTTCTGGGTTTTCCAGGGAGCATGCGATGACTTCTGCGTCAGAGTAAGACTTCTTGGCTTCTTGAGCAGGAGCTGCGTCCATCATGCTTTCAGAAGCTGTTGGATTTGCAGAGTTGCTGGAAGCTTTCACAGTCGTTTTTGCGATTTTGGTCGCAGGACGAGAGCGAAGGTAATAAGTCGTCTTCACACCTTTTTTCCATGCATACATGTACATGGAGGAAAGTTTGCCGATAGTCGGGCTTTCCTGGAACAAGTTCAAAGATTGAGCCTGATCGATGTAGGCGCCACGGTCGGCAGCCATATCAACCAAGGACTTCATCGGGATTTCCCAAACAGTGCGGTACAATTCCTTGATTTGTGGAGGAATCATCGCCACGTCCTGGATAGAGCCGTCCTGAAGTTTGATTTCGTTACGAACTTCCTCAGTCCAGATGCCCATCGCTTTCAAGTCACTCACAAGGTACTTGTTGATCTGCATGAATTCTCCGGAAAGAGTCTCACGCTTGAACAAGTTGGAAACTTGCGGCTCGATCGCTTCGTAGCAACCCACGATGGAAGCAATAGTTGCTGTTGGAGCAATCGCGATCATCAAAGAGTTTCTCAGGCCGTGCTTTTTGATTTTCTCTTTCAACTTCTCGAAACGCTCTGGTTGAGAAGGTGTCACACCCCAAAGGTCGTATTGCAACAAACCTTTGGCTGCTTTTGTCTGCTCGAAGGCGCCGTGAGGGCCGTGTTTTTCAGACAATTCACAGGAAGTAACCAAT encodes:
- a CDS encoding HTTM domain-containing protein, whose product is MIKKLWAHWDQFWFAPQSLLGLASMRVMLCATLLYMNLTRFYNLEFYTDSSWIPRSRALEVMPELGRPLFLWTFWPDSMNFVMNLVLVVLLALLTVGIGGRWLMWIAWIINAGFLQRNYAVNFGADVIGALFLFYMSFTQSCERLSVVNLVRRKKTFQLSDTVSSMMIRMMQVQISVIYAYTGWEKLKGGSWWDGTALWSVLANPQMTTMDFSFLRHFPWVIPVIGYVTILFEIYFPAMVAWPKTRYLCLLLGLSFHAGIGVFMGLIPFATVMVSTYFLFLDPQLLEKTLEKTRSVVRL
- the scpB gene encoding SMC-Scp complex subunit ScpB, yielding MSEEKDDLINEEMNHAEESEGFETEADVETDELSADGIESDASVFLQEEEESEGFLPEVSDDEVDALEATAEEDEVSVDGTELDGFDSAEIEEVEFVEEERLESIVESVLFASDRPVSLASLKLLFKGTNIRGDKIRRALDQLAVEYAGGRRGVTLEEVPGGYQLRTKIDNMEFLKRTLKARQFKLSGPALEVLSIVAYKQPTVKAEVDEIRGVESGHLLRALMEKNLVCFEGKSELPGRPMQYGTTRKFLEIFGLRSLKELPTLSQIDELLPDGIDEQQAEEKPTLSTITDSMSETYIGSYSQGEEELMKIQEQLEDIATSSNFFEEEKRRQAEKRDQERAQNIRDALAFGEPVSTRDQNWLTKYDEALAAGTTLVAMAAEKKAAALENMKKPAVTAENGEEISEEGSEETLEASMDESESESLDESTDGDDSELEEAVVAFDNDEDLDEASDDQLFADSDDESSEEEELPFLGEADDIDEEGEASV
- a CDS encoding TlpA disulfide reductase family protein, giving the protein MNKALIGKIVNGLLVVAVLWVLINRLPGVIENFRKQNQPAPSFAVPLLDGTLFESEETGKALVVVFWATWCGPCEVELSRLQKLIDDKVIPADSVLAVSSLEDRHLVQKTVDQRRYSFLVGVDISGQVAGLYGVRATPTTALLDKNHQLTWITTGLSPLLEVKIRGLFK
- a CDS encoding ribonucleotide-diphosphate reductase subunit beta, giving the protein MILDPGFDLTLRPMKYPIFYEMYKNGIKNTWTVDEVDFSTDLVDLHSKMTESEKHLIRRLVAFFATGDSIVGNNLVLNLYKHVNSPEGRMYLSRQLYEEALHVQFYLTLLDNYIPNPDERAEAFAAVENIPSIKKKADFCYKWIDSINELTELNTIEDRRRFLMNLICFATCVEGLFFYAAFAYVYFLRSKGLLAGLASGTNWVFRDESMHMAFAIEVVKTARKEEPELFNQQMEDMVVQMLEDAIECEMEFAHDVLNLGVAGLSAKDMRQYLEYCADQRLESLNIAPRYNVKNPFIFMELQDMQELANFFERRVSAYQTGVSGAVAFDEAF